Proteins from one Falco naumanni isolate bFalNau1 chromosome 10, bFalNau1.pat, whole genome shotgun sequence genomic window:
- the LOC121094718 gene encoding L-lactate dehydrogenase A chain, whose amino-acid sequence MSLKDQLIHNVHKQEQSHAHNKISVVGVGAVGMACAISILMKDLADELALVDVVEDKLRGEMLDLQHGSLFLRTPKIISGKDYSVTAHSKLVIVTAGARQQEGESRLNLVQRNVNIFKFIIPNVVKYSPDCKLLIVSNPVDILTYVAWKISGFPKHRVIGSGCNLDSARFRHLMGERLGIHPLSCHGWIVGEHGDSSVPVWSGVNVAGVSLKALHPDLGTDADKEHWKEVHKQVVDSAYEVIKLKGYTSWAIGLSVADLAETIMKNLRRVHPISTIVKGLHGIKDDVFLSVPCVLGNSGITDVVKMILKPEEEDKLRKSADTLWGIQKELQF is encoded by the exons ATGTCTCTCAAGGATCAGCTCATCCACAATGTCCACAAACAGGAGCAGAGTCATGCCCACAATAAGATCAGTGTGGTTGGTGTGGGTGCAGTTGGAATGGCCTGTGCTATCAGCATCCTGATGAAG GACTTGGCTGATGAACTTGCCCTTGTTGATGTTGTGGAGGACAAGCTCAGAGGAGAGATGCTAGATCTCCAGCATGGGAGCCTTTTCCTTAGAACACCAAAAATCATCTCTGGCAAAG ATTACAGTGTGACTGCACACTCCAAGCTGGTCATTGTCACTGCTGGTGCCCGTCAGCAAGAAGGAGAAAGCCGCCTGAACTTGGTCCAGCGCAACGTCAATATCTTCAAATTCATCATTCCTAATGTTGTTAAATACAGTCCTGATTGCAAGCTGCTTATTGTTTCAAACCCAG TGGATATTTTGACCTATGTGGCGTGGAAGATCAGTGGCTTTCCTAAACATCGTGTTATTGGTAGTGGCTGCAATCTGGACTCTGCCCGTTTCCGCCACCTCATGGGAGAAAGACTGGGCATCCATCCTCTGAGCTGCCATGGATGGATTGTTGGAGAGCATGGAGATTCCAGTG TACCTGTCTGGAGTGGAGTAAATGTTGCTGGCGTCTCCCTGAAGGCTCTTCATCCAGACTTGGGAACTGATGCAGACAAGGAGCACTGGAAGGAGGTCCATAAGCAGGTGGTGGACAG TGCCTATGAGGTCATCAAACTGAAGGGGTACACATCATGGGCTATTGGCCTTTCTGTGGCAGACCTAGCTGAAACTATTATGAAGAATTTAAGAAGAGTGCACCCGATCTCTACAATTGTTAAG GGCCTGCATGGAATAAAAGATGATGTCTTTCTAAGTGTTCCTTGTGTACTGGGCAATAGTGGCATCACTGATGTAGTGAAGATGATCCTTAAACCTGAGGAAGAAGACAAATTAAGGAAGAGTGCAGATACACTCTGGGGAATCCAGAAggaattacagttttaa
- the TSG101 gene encoding tumor susceptibility gene 101 protein isoform X1, with translation MAVSESQLKKMLAKYKYRDLTVQETTSVITQYKDLKPVMDSYVFNDGSSRELMSLSGTIPVPYRGNTYNIPICLWLLDTYPFNPPICFVKPTSSMTIKTGKHVDANGKIYLPYLHEWKYPQSDLLELIQVMIVVFGEEPPVFSRPTASSSYPPYQATGPPTASYVPGIPGGISTFPAGSTPNPSSYPNYSYPGGVPFPATTSVQYYTSQPPVTTVGPSRDGTISEDTIRASLISAVSDKLRWRMKEEMDRAQAELNALKRTEEDLKKGHQKLEEMVTRLDQEVAEVDKNIELLKKKDDELSSALEKMESQSENNDIDEVIIPTAPLYKQILNLYAEENAIEDTIFYLGEALRRGVIDLDVFLKHVRLLSRKQFQLRALMQKARKTAGLSDLY, from the exons ATGGCAGTCTCCGAGAGCCAGCTCAAGAAAATGCTCGCCAAG tataAATATAGAGACCTAACTGTACAGGAGACAACCAGTGTTATTACTCAGTACAAGGACCTCAAACCTGTCATGGATTCATATG TTTTTAACGACGGTTCATCAAGGGAGTTGATGAGCCTCAGTGGAACCATTCCTGTGCCTTACAGAG GTAACACTTATAATATCCCAATTTGCTTGTGGCTGCTGGACACCTACCCTTTCAACCCCCCAATTTGTTTTGTTAAACCCACCAGCTCTATGACAATAAAAACGGGGAAACATGTTGATGCAAATGGAAAGATATACCTCCCTTACCTGCATGAGTGGAAATAT CCCCAGTCAGACTTGCTAGAACTGATTCAGGTCATGATTGTTGTGTTTGGTGAGGAACCTCCAGTCTTTTCTCGACCTACTGCTTCATCAAGCTACCCACCATACCAGGCAACAGGCCCACCAACTG cttcCTATGTGCCGGGCATTCCAGGTGGAATATCTACCTTTCCAGCAGGAAGCACTCCAAACCCAAG CAGCTACCCAAACTATTCTTACCCGGGTGGTGTTCCATTTCCAGCAACCACTAGTGTTCAGTACTACACTTCTCAGCCTCCCGTGACTACTGTTG GACCCAGCAGAGATGGAACTATCAGTGAGGATACCATTCGAGCTTCCCTTATTTCAGCAGTTAGTGATAAACTGAGATGGcgaatgaaagaagaaatggatCGTGCACAGGCTGAACTCAATGCCTTGAAACGGACAGAAGAGGACCTGAAGAAAGGACACCAGAAACTGGAAGAGATGGTAACTCGCCTGGATCAAGAAGTG GCTGAAGTTGACAAGAACATTGAACTTCTCAAGAAGAAGGATGATGAGCTCAGTTCTGCCttagagaaaatggaaagtCAGTCAGAAAATAATGACATAGATGAAGTTATTATTCCTACAGCACCACTTTACAAGCAGATCCTGAACTTATATGCAGAGGAAAATGCAATTGAAGACACCATCTTCTATCTTGGGGAAGCATTGAGACGTGGAGTGATAGATctagatgtttttttaaag CATGTACGGCTTCTGTCTCGCAAGCAGTTCCAGCTGAGGGCATTAATGCAGAAAGCAAGGAAGACTGCTGGACTCAGTGATCTCTACTAA
- the TSG101 gene encoding tumor susceptibility gene 101 protein isoform X2, with protein sequence MAVSESQLKKMLAKYKYRDLTVQETTSVITQYKDLKPVMDSYVFNDGSSRELMSLSGTIPVPYRGNTYNIPICLWLLDTYPFNPPICFVKPTSSMTIKTGKHVDANGKIYLPYLHEWKYPQSDLLELIQVMIVVFGEEPPVFSRPTASSSYPPYQATGPPTASYVPGIPGGISTFPAGSTPNPSYPNYSYPGGVPFPATTSVQYYTSQPPVTTVGPSRDGTISEDTIRASLISAVSDKLRWRMKEEMDRAQAELNALKRTEEDLKKGHQKLEEMVTRLDQEVAEVDKNIELLKKKDDELSSALEKMESQSENNDIDEVIIPTAPLYKQILNLYAEENAIEDTIFYLGEALRRGVIDLDVFLKHVRLLSRKQFQLRALMQKARKTAGLSDLY encoded by the exons ATGGCAGTCTCCGAGAGCCAGCTCAAGAAAATGCTCGCCAAG tataAATATAGAGACCTAACTGTACAGGAGACAACCAGTGTTATTACTCAGTACAAGGACCTCAAACCTGTCATGGATTCATATG TTTTTAACGACGGTTCATCAAGGGAGTTGATGAGCCTCAGTGGAACCATTCCTGTGCCTTACAGAG GTAACACTTATAATATCCCAATTTGCTTGTGGCTGCTGGACACCTACCCTTTCAACCCCCCAATTTGTTTTGTTAAACCCACCAGCTCTATGACAATAAAAACGGGGAAACATGTTGATGCAAATGGAAAGATATACCTCCCTTACCTGCATGAGTGGAAATAT CCCCAGTCAGACTTGCTAGAACTGATTCAGGTCATGATTGTTGTGTTTGGTGAGGAACCTCCAGTCTTTTCTCGACCTACTGCTTCATCAAGCTACCCACCATACCAGGCAACAGGCCCACCAACTG cttcCTATGTGCCGGGCATTCCAGGTGGAATATCTACCTTTCCAGCAGGAAGCACTCCAAACCCAAG CTACCCAAACTATTCTTACCCGGGTGGTGTTCCATTTCCAGCAACCACTAGTGTTCAGTACTACACTTCTCAGCCTCCCGTGACTACTGTTG GACCCAGCAGAGATGGAACTATCAGTGAGGATACCATTCGAGCTTCCCTTATTTCAGCAGTTAGTGATAAACTGAGATGGcgaatgaaagaagaaatggatCGTGCACAGGCTGAACTCAATGCCTTGAAACGGACAGAAGAGGACCTGAAGAAAGGACACCAGAAACTGGAAGAGATGGTAACTCGCCTGGATCAAGAAGTG GCTGAAGTTGACAAGAACATTGAACTTCTCAAGAAGAAGGATGATGAGCTCAGTTCTGCCttagagaaaatggaaagtCAGTCAGAAAATAATGACATAGATGAAGTTATTATTCCTACAGCACCACTTTACAAGCAGATCCTGAACTTATATGCAGAGGAAAATGCAATTGAAGACACCATCTTCTATCTTGGGGAAGCATTGAGACGTGGAGTGATAGATctagatgtttttttaaag CATGTACGGCTTCTGTCTCGCAAGCAGTTCCAGCTGAGGGCATTAATGCAGAAAGCAAGGAAGACTGCTGGACTCAGTGATCTCTACTAA